In one Brienomyrus brachyistius isolate T26 chromosome 7, BBRACH_0.4, whole genome shotgun sequence genomic region, the following are encoded:
- the fpgs gene encoding folylpolyglutamate synthase, mitochondrial isoform X1, which produces MRPNLACSCVPSNPRMARPSRVLERVLAALLSRRSWATLTAASTSSTKTARLPRMEYQDAVCALNTLQTNASALEQVRRERGHPQLQLQAMRGFLKRSGLEVEELDSLNIIHVTGTKGKGSTCAFTERILRNYGFRTGFYSSPHLVQVRERIRINGQPISKELFTKYFWQVYGKLDETKDGHGGSMPAYFRFLTILAFHVFLQEKVDLAVIEVGIGGAYDCTNIIRKPWVCGVSSLGIDHTSILGDTIEKIAWQKGGIFKPGVPAFTVTQPDGPMAVLQDRAMEIGCSLSMCPDLEEYQPEVGPLRLGLAGRHQRSNASLALQLSRCWLQHRCQSGLCLSVRRGHFRLHGLLLKMTCILPGHLQPSPPVENGSISQASSFQPSTFMVKGLEDTEWPGRTQTLQHGPLTYFLDGAHTTRSILACVDWFREAAAQQERAAGGPVVRVLLFNTSGERDSGALLKILASCHFDLAVFCPNITEAAASSSADQQNFNVTLEGILTRCLDNQRSWRSLIRQDTRPGTEFLIPGGLPLVVERKMASALVFPCILSALRWIAQGRDPVLVSSSQPTSMAPANAAEKAEPMREAAAVHVLITGSLHLVGGALKHLDPSSSA; this is translated from the exons ATGCGACCAAATTTGGCCTGTTCCTGTGTGCCGAGCAACCCGAGGATGGCGCGCCCGTCCCGCGTTTTGGAGCGTGTGCTCGCGGCGCTTCTCAGCCGCCGAAGCTGGGCAACCTTAACTGCAGCAAGCACTTCGAGCACCAAGACAGCAAGGCTCCCCAGGATGGAGTACCAG GACGCCGTGTGCGCGCTGAATACGCTGCAGACCAACGCCAGTGCACTGGAGCAAGTGCGTCGCGAGCGCGGACACCCCCAGCTTCAGCTGCAGGCCATGAGGGGCTTCCTCAAGCGGTCGGGCTTGGAG gtggaggagctggacagcCTGAACATCATCCACGTTACTGGCACAAAGGGCAAG GGATCCACATGTGCATTCACTGAACGCATTCTCAGGAATTATGGCTTCCGCACTGGATTCTACAG CTCCCCGCACTTGGTGCAGGTCCGGGAGAGGATTCGGATTAACGGCCAGCCAATCAGCAAAGAGCTGTTCACCAAGTACTTCTGGCAGGTGTATGGGAAATTGGACGAGACAAAG gaTGGCCATGGGGGGAGCATGCCAGCCTACTTCCGATTCCTCACCATCTTAGCCTTCCACGTCTTCTTGCAGGAGAAA GTGGATCTAGCCGTGATCGAGGTTGGCATCGGGGGGGCCTATGATTGCACAAACATAATCAG GAAGCCTTGGGTGTGTGGAGTCTCCTCCTTGGGAATTGATCACACAAGCATCCTTGGAGACACCATTGAGAAGATAGCCTGGCAGAAAGGGGGAATCTTTAAG cCAGGTGTCCCAGCATTCACAGTGACGCAGCCTGATGGGCCCATGGCTGTACTGCAGGACAGGGCCATGGAAATTGGG TGCTCGCTCAGCATGTGCCCTGACCTGGAGGAGTACCAGCCAGAAGTGGGCCCCCTGCGCCTGGGCTTGGCAGGCAGGCATCAGCGTTCCAACGCCTCCCTCGCCCTCCAGCTCAGCCGCTGCTGGCTACAGCATCGCTGCCAGTCTGGTCTGTGTCTCTCAGTGCGTCGTGGCCACTTCCGCCTCCATGGCTTATTGCTAAAGATGACTTGTATTCTCCCAGGTCACCTGCAGCCCTCGCCTCCTGTAGAGAACGGCAGCATCTCCCAGGCGTCGTCTTTCCAGCCCAGCACCTTCATGGTCAAGG GGCTGGAGGACACGGAGTGGCCTGGCCGCACACAGACCCTGCAGCATGGGCCCCTCACTTACTTTCTGGATGGGGCTCACACCACTCGTAGCATCCTAGCCTGCGTGGACTGGTTCCGCGAGGCCGCCGCCCAGCAGGAGCGTGCTGCCGG ggggcccgTTGTCAGGGTGTTGCTGTTCAACACCTCAGGAGAACGAGACTCGGGCGCCCTGCTCAAAATTCTTGCG TCGTGCCACTTCGATCTCGCGGTGTTCTGTCCCAACATCACGGAGGCTGCCGCATCCAGCAGTGCAG ACCAGCAGAATTTCAATGTGACACTGGAAGGCATACTGACCCGTTGCCTCGACAACCAGAGAAGCTGGAGGAGTCTGATAAGGCAGGATACCAGGCCGGGTACAGAGTTTCTCATTCCCGGAGGGCTCCCCCTAGTGGTGGAGAGGAAGATGGCCTCTGCCTTGGTATTCCCCTGCATCCTCAGTGCCCTCCGGTGGATCGCCCAGGGCAGGGACCCTGTGCTGGTCAGCTCCAGTCAGCCAACCTCCATGGCACCGGCCAATGCAGCGGAGAAGGCGGAACCTATGCGCGAGGCAGCCGCTGTCCATGTACTCATTACCGGCAGTCTGCACCTGGTGGGCGGGGCTTTGAAACACCTGGATCCCTCCTCCTCTGCTTAG
- the fpgs gene encoding folylpolyglutamate synthase, mitochondrial isoform X2, translating into MRPNLACSCVPSNPRMARPSRVLERVLAALLSRRSWATLTAASTSSTKTARLPRMEYQDAVCALNTLQTNASALEQVRRERGHPQLQLQAMRGFLKRSGLEVEELDSLNIIHVTGTKGKGSTCAFTERILRNYGFRTGFYSSPHLVQVRERIRINGQPISKELFTKYFWQVYGKLDETKDGHGGSMPAYFRFLTILAFHVFLQEKVDLAVIEVGIGGAYDCTNIIRKPWVCGVSSLGIDHTSILGDTIEKIAWQKGGIFKPGVPAFTVTQPDGPMAVLQDRAMEIGCSLSMCPDLEEYQPEVGPLRLGLAGRHQRSNASLALQLSRCWLQHRCQSGHLQPSPPVENGSISQASSFQPSTFMVKGLEDTEWPGRTQTLQHGPLTYFLDGAHTTRSILACVDWFREAAAQQERAAGGPVVRVLLFNTSGERDSGALLKILASCHFDLAVFCPNITEAAASSSADQQNFNVTLEGILTRCLDNQRSWRSLIRQDTRPGTEFLIPGGLPLVVERKMASALVFPCILSALRWIAQGRDPVLVSSSQPTSMAPANAAEKAEPMREAAAVHVLITGSLHLVGGALKHLDPSSSA; encoded by the exons ATGCGACCAAATTTGGCCTGTTCCTGTGTGCCGAGCAACCCGAGGATGGCGCGCCCGTCCCGCGTTTTGGAGCGTGTGCTCGCGGCGCTTCTCAGCCGCCGAAGCTGGGCAACCTTAACTGCAGCAAGCACTTCGAGCACCAAGACAGCAAGGCTCCCCAGGATGGAGTACCAG GACGCCGTGTGCGCGCTGAATACGCTGCAGACCAACGCCAGTGCACTGGAGCAAGTGCGTCGCGAGCGCGGACACCCCCAGCTTCAGCTGCAGGCCATGAGGGGCTTCCTCAAGCGGTCGGGCTTGGAG gtggaggagctggacagcCTGAACATCATCCACGTTACTGGCACAAAGGGCAAG GGATCCACATGTGCATTCACTGAACGCATTCTCAGGAATTATGGCTTCCGCACTGGATTCTACAG CTCCCCGCACTTGGTGCAGGTCCGGGAGAGGATTCGGATTAACGGCCAGCCAATCAGCAAAGAGCTGTTCACCAAGTACTTCTGGCAGGTGTATGGGAAATTGGACGAGACAAAG gaTGGCCATGGGGGGAGCATGCCAGCCTACTTCCGATTCCTCACCATCTTAGCCTTCCACGTCTTCTTGCAGGAGAAA GTGGATCTAGCCGTGATCGAGGTTGGCATCGGGGGGGCCTATGATTGCACAAACATAATCAG GAAGCCTTGGGTGTGTGGAGTCTCCTCCTTGGGAATTGATCACACAAGCATCCTTGGAGACACCATTGAGAAGATAGCCTGGCAGAAAGGGGGAATCTTTAAG cCAGGTGTCCCAGCATTCACAGTGACGCAGCCTGATGGGCCCATGGCTGTACTGCAGGACAGGGCCATGGAAATTGGG TGCTCGCTCAGCATGTGCCCTGACCTGGAGGAGTACCAGCCAGAAGTGGGCCCCCTGCGCCTGGGCTTGGCAGGCAGGCATCAGCGTTCCAACGCCTCCCTCGCCCTCCAGCTCAGCCGCTGCTGGCTACAGCATCGCTGCCAGTCTG GTCACCTGCAGCCCTCGCCTCCTGTAGAGAACGGCAGCATCTCCCAGGCGTCGTCTTTCCAGCCCAGCACCTTCATGGTCAAGG GGCTGGAGGACACGGAGTGGCCTGGCCGCACACAGACCCTGCAGCATGGGCCCCTCACTTACTTTCTGGATGGGGCTCACACCACTCGTAGCATCCTAGCCTGCGTGGACTGGTTCCGCGAGGCCGCCGCCCAGCAGGAGCGTGCTGCCGG ggggcccgTTGTCAGGGTGTTGCTGTTCAACACCTCAGGAGAACGAGACTCGGGCGCCCTGCTCAAAATTCTTGCG TCGTGCCACTTCGATCTCGCGGTGTTCTGTCCCAACATCACGGAGGCTGCCGCATCCAGCAGTGCAG ACCAGCAGAATTTCAATGTGACACTGGAAGGCATACTGACCCGTTGCCTCGACAACCAGAGAAGCTGGAGGAGTCTGATAAGGCAGGATACCAGGCCGGGTACAGAGTTTCTCATTCCCGGAGGGCTCCCCCTAGTGGTGGAGAGGAAGATGGCCTCTGCCTTGGTATTCCCCTGCATCCTCAGTGCCCTCCGGTGGATCGCCCAGGGCAGGGACCCTGTGCTGGTCAGCTCCAGTCAGCCAACCTCCATGGCACCGGCCAATGCAGCGGAGAAGGCGGAACCTATGCGCGAGGCAGCCGCTGTCCATGTACTCATTACCGGCAGTCTGCACCTGGTGGGCGGGGCTTTGAAACACCTGGATCCCTCCTCCTCTGCTTAG